The genomic window TCCTCCTCCTCAGAGAGTCGGGTGTCCCCCTCCTTACCCGGCTCTCTGTCTTTCTTGACGGCCGCGTTCCTCAGCCTTTTCCGGGCACCTGCTGCAACCGGTTCAATATCGCGGCGGCAACGCGTCGCTTTCGTTCTCCGTGGAATTTTATGAAGTGGTGAACGGGAACCGTTTCATAGCCTCGGATAAGCTTGTGTTCACCGCCGAAACCCGGATCCATCATCTGGAAACCTCGATCGATGGCGTGCCGGATGGGAAAGTAGTAACAGCTGGAGAAGTGCAGGAAGGGAATCTCCTCGGTGCATCCCCAGTAACGGCCGTACAATTCCGCCGCCTTGTGGTAGAAAAGCGCCATCGCCAGGCGCCGGCGTCCCCGCATCGCCACGGAAAAGCTCACCCTGTGCCTGAACGAATCACCCAGCATCCTGAAGAAGGATCCATTGAGAAAAGGCCTCAGACCGTTTCCCATGTGCTTGTGCCAGGTTTTTTCATACAGTCTGTGCATCTCGAGGAAATCGGACTGCGAAGCTTCCCTGCCGTCCAGCATTTCGAACGAAATCCCCGCGTCTTGGATGGCTCGGATTTCCCGTTTGATTTTCGTCCTTCTGCTCGATTTGAACGATCCCAGGTAATCGTTGAAACTGAGATAGCCCCGGTTGAACCACAGCGTGTAGCCTGCCGTGAGGTTCGTGTAGCCGCGCTGCAGGAGAAGATGACGCAAGGCGGGCCCGCGGGATGCCACGAAATAGATTCGGCTGGTTGAGAGGTCCTGCGCCTCGCACAGGCGGTCGATTTCATCGAGCATGAGGGCGAAGATCTCCAGCGGACTGCGATCTCCAAGACAAAGGAAACGGTAGCCGGGGACCGGCGTAAAAGGAACGGCACCGACCAGTCCCCGCTGATACGGCAGGCCGCTCAACTGGCTCAGGAATTCGATCAATCCGCCGTCGCCGAATTCAACCCATGCACGGTCTCTCCGGTACAGCGGCGCGAGGGCCACCGGGCGATCATCGCAATAGAGCACGAGGTGAGCGGGAAAGTAACCCTTCTCGGGACCGACCGATCCGGACTCCTCCAGGGCGCAGAAGTACTCCCATTCCATCATCGGATTGGCGTCTGCGGCAAGTCCGTTCCAGACTTCACCGCCGACCTCGCGCGCACTTGCGAACGTTTCGAAATGAACCGCCATCATCGGGTCCTCGCGTGAAAACCTCCGCCGGGGAATGTGCCGCGGCACCGGTCCCCACAGCCTGTCGATCACCGGTCAGCCGCCCGAACATGTGAACCCTCCGGTGCCGAGGATTCAACCTATATTAACCTGAAAGCGGGAATCCATCCTCACGAATCGAACCGTTGCGCCCCTTCCCTTCCGGTGGTCCGTCCATCGGCCTCTTCAACAAATCATTTGACCTTTCCCGGAGACGACCTTATCTATTCCAGCAAGAACGGACCGGCGCCCGGCGCCTTCCGCCGTGTGCGCCTCGACCGCCGCGAACCCCTCAACCCGGATATCGCTTCTCATGAGAATCGCCCTGGTCTTTCCGCCTTTCTACCTCGAGCCCATGTATAACATGCCTCCCCTGGGCCTGATCCACCTGGCGACAAACCTCGCCGCCGACGGTCATGACCCGTTCATTCTCGACTTTCCCCTGGACATTCGTCGAGGAAGGCTCCACTTGGGAAAGCGGATCTACGCCGACTGCGCTTCCAGGATACTGGAAGAAGACCCGGGCATGGTCGGCTTTTCGGTGCAATGCACCACTTTCCCGGGCGCGGTCCGTATCGCGCAACTGGTGAAAGCTCAAAACCCCGGCATCAAGATCGTGTTCGGAGGACACAGCGCATCCGCGGTGGATATCGAAACCCTCGAGGCATTCCCCTGGATCGACGCGGTCGTGCGCGGCGAGGGGGAGATCACGATGTCCGAGCTCGCTTCGCGCTGCGTCCGGGCGGAGGGGCTCCACGGCGTCCGGGGGCTTTCCTTTCGTGACGGCGGCACAGTCTTTCGAAACGGGGATCGCGAGCTGATCGCCGACCTGGATGAACTGCCCCTGGCCGACTACTCGTTCGTACCTCCCTTTTCCACCTACCGGGATTCCTGCGGCATTCCGCGAAGCATCGCCATCCTCGAAGTCGGCCGCGGCTGCCCCCACCATTGCATCTATTGTTCCCAGTCGGTCATGTGGAGACGTCGGCAGAGAACGTATTCGGTTCCCCGGCTGATCCGGGAAATGCGTAACCTGCGGGACCGGTACGGGGCCCAGTGTTTTCTGCTCGCCTACGATCAGTTCACGGCGCGGAGAAGCTTCGTGGAACAGTTCTGCGGCACGCTCATCGAAACCGGTCTGAACCGTGTTCCCTGGTATTGCATCTCGAGGCTCGACACCGTGGACGCGGAGCTTCTCGGGCTCATGCGGGAGGCCGGATGCGAATCCATGTGCTACGGCATCGATTCCGGCTCGAAAAGAACCCTTGCCTTCATTCGGAAAAACATCGACGGCGACATTCTTCTCCGTCGCGTGAGGGAGACCACGGACCAGGGCATCGTTCCGACGCTCAGCTTTGTGATCGGTTTTCCGGAGGAGGAACGGGAAGACATCGACGCCACCCTGGAACTGACGCTGCGAACCGGTGTGCAGGGAGGCATCAACCCGTTGCTGCAACTGGCGACCGTCCTCCCCGGAACCGATCTCTTTCAGGGGTATGCCGACCGCCTGGTCCGCTCGGTGGACACCTATTTCTCGCTGGGCATCGAATTCGACGGGGCAAGACGCCTCCGATCGGACGATGAACTCATCGATGCCCACCCCGCGATTTTTTGCAGCTTCTACAACCTTCCCTGCCCCGCCTTCCCGCTTGAAACGCTGAACGTTCTCGCCGTCGGGTTTCCCCTGATCGTCAACTTCTATCCACGCTCGTTTCTGCTCCTGATGCTGGAGGCCGGCGAGTCGCCCTCCGGCTTGTTTTTCCGTTTCATGGATTGGCTGGCTCAAACCGGCCGAAAGACGGACTCGACGCTTTCCCCCCGGGACTGTTACAATCATTTTGCCGCGTTCACCGTGGAGACCGTAGCCTCCCTGGACCATCTCGAGAGGCATTACCTGCCCGAGATGATCCGGTACGAGACGATGGCGCTTGAGGCCGGAAAGTTCGATTCGGCGGATACCGCCTTCTTCATGGATCTTTCCGGTATAGGAAATCTCAAACCGCTTCTCGCGAGAAACATCGTCCTCGGGGAGTTCACTTTCAATCTGCCGGACATTATTTTGGACATCAAACACGGGGTTTTGGACAAGACCTATTCGCCATCGCGGACCTTCATGGTCTTTTCGCACCGGGCGAACGAACTCGACGTAAAGGAAATCAACGATTTCGGAATGGACCTGCTGCGGCGCTGCGACGGCACAACGACCGTCGCGGACATTAGTCGGGATCTTTTTGCGGCTTATGGGAAGGAATCTACTCACGAGGCGTTTTTCGACCTCTGTGTGGATGCGATTCGGGAACTGGCCGAGCTGAATCTGGTGCAGCCCGGATCGCCTCATCACTTGCCGGAAAGGGGGTGAGCGAAGTGCTGAAGGTAAAGGAAGTGGAGAAGAAGGTGGTAATGGCGGCCGTGTGTCATGCCCCGTCGGATGTGAGGCATGTTCCGACGTGACACGCACCGACGGAATCTCCGGTTCGGAGATGATCGACGATGATTTACTGAACGAGCCGGGGCGGGCTCCCATGGTCGCCCCGGTCGCCATGCAGGCGGACACCTTTCGATGACGCAGCCCGGTTCGCAGACATCCGCCCTTCCAGTCTTCGCCGCAATCGACGGACACGTCGATCTCATTTATGAAATGAC from Syntrophobacter fumaroxidans MPOB includes these protein-coding regions:
- a CDS encoding GNAT family N-acetyltransferase — its product is MMAVHFETFASAREVGGEVWNGLAADANPMMEWEYFCALEESGSVGPEKGYFPAHLVLYCDDRPVALAPLYRRDRAWVEFGDGGLIEFLSQLSGLPYQRGLVGAVPFTPVPGYRFLCLGDRSPLEIFALMLDEIDRLCEAQDLSTSRIYFVASRGPALRHLLLQRGYTNLTAGYTLWFNRGYLSFNDYLGSFKSSRRTKIKREIRAIQDAGISFEMLDGREASQSDFLEMHRLYEKTWHKHMGNGLRPFLNGSFFRMLGDSFRHRVSFSVAMRGRRRLAMALFYHKAAELYGRYWGCTEEIPFLHFSSCYYFPIRHAIDRGFQMMDPGFGGEHKLIRGYETVPVHHFIKFHGERKRRVAAAILNRLQQVPGKG
- a CDS encoding B12-binding domain-containing radical SAM protein; this translates as MRIALVFPPFYLEPMYNMPPLGLIHLATNLAADGHDPFILDFPLDIRRGRLHLGKRIYADCASRILEEDPGMVGFSVQCTTFPGAVRIAQLVKAQNPGIKIVFGGHSASAVDIETLEAFPWIDAVVRGEGEITMSELASRCVRAEGLHGVRGLSFRDGGTVFRNGDRELIADLDELPLADYSFVPPFSTYRDSCGIPRSIAILEVGRGCPHHCIYCSQSVMWRRRQRTYSVPRLIREMRNLRDRYGAQCFLLAYDQFTARRSFVEQFCGTLIETGLNRVPWYCISRLDTVDAELLGLMREAGCESMCYGIDSGSKRTLAFIRKNIDGDILLRRVRETTDQGIVPTLSFVIGFPEEEREDIDATLELTLRTGVQGGINPLLQLATVLPGTDLFQGYADRLVRSVDTYFSLGIEFDGARRLRSDDELIDAHPAIFCSFYNLPCPAFPLETLNVLAVGFPLIVNFYPRSFLLLMLEAGESPSGLFFRFMDWLAQTGRKTDSTLSPRDCYNHFAAFTVETVASLDHLERHYLPEMIRYETMALEAGKFDSADTAFFMDLSGIGNLKPLLARNIVLGEFTFNLPDIILDIKHGVLDKTYSPSRTFMVFSHRANELDVKEINDFGMDLLRRCDGTTTVADISRDLFAAYGKESTHEAFFDLCVDAIRELAELNLVQPGSPHHLPERG